The DNA region AGAAAATCGTCCTCGGCACGGTTCGAGGAGactagttcttatatatataaatcttttgaatttggttacaagtccagttcttgttgctacaatgttttttcTCTTAAATCTCTAATCCCCCTTGTAAGGGGCTTCTTTCTTTATCATATACCCctctcttcttcatcttcatcatccaTGTGTAGGTCAAGTTGTTGACTTTGATCCTTGTCTCATCAACACtttcctgaagtctttgggagtagctgtaaggctgttGACCACtattcaggtatcacctccacattaatgtaGCTAGAGGGTTAACTACAAAGCATTCattgcggtggtagcagttttcttTTAGATATTTCTTAACTTTCCTTTGTCCTATGCTTCcctgatgtttatccttatcagtAGGACCTTTCAAAGTGTTGCCCTCGAGGGCGGACCAATCCTTCTGACCTCTACTTTGCTTAGCCGAAGAGGCATTCCTCCTCAGACTATCTTCCCAAACCTTCGCGGTCATAATTTGTTCATGGCGTTATAACTCTTATGTTTTCCCTATAGTTTATCTGTCCTCGAACCACCAAGCGTCCTCTGACAAGACCCACGACCCAATATATACTCTCGGGCCTTtcatccctacaatagcccttcaaaatttccttcttttgctCCTCGGAAAAGAGAGGGATTTTGATACCATAATCCCAATTTTGCTTTTCTCTCACATCATTCCTGTCTGTGTAGGCATCTTTTCAACTGCCTAGAAGCATGCTCCTGACGCTTCGACATTCGAAACGCGCCTGTAATTAATTCCTGTGGCTCCATGTTCGCTACGTTCTACGGTACGATGGGGATCTAACGGCTGGAAATTTTTACGGGAACTTGAGTAGGAATTTTCCCACttgcttttctctctcatatatatactGTTCAAAAGCTTCATTTAATTCACTTTTTGCACTCTAAAAATTCAAGAGCTAGTCCGAGGAGCCCTTCTTCCTTCTCGTAAGTTGTTCTTAGCAATCTTTTATTCCTTTCCTCTCTTTGGTCcttccccctcttttttttatttttttatttagatctCTTTCTTCCTCGGCCTATCCACTTTCATCTCGTCTCTCtagtttctttaattttcttggcACACATGGGGAGATTCACCTACCTAGTAGACACCCCAGAGGGTCTAGAGAGTTTCAAAACTCTATACCGAATCCCATCAGGGGTTTCCATTAGGTACTACAAACAAGGAGAATGGTATACCCTGAGGCAGGAGGGAGAAGTTgtaatccctatgattgcctttatagaaGGAGGGATGAGAATCCCCATGGGCAAAGTCATGAGGGATTACTTAATAGCTCATAGGCTTTCCCCCACCTAGTGTGCCCCcaatatgtttaggattttaggTAGCGTAGACTCCCGTAACTAAAAAATGGGCTTAAACCTCACCCATCATGATGTCAACTGGATTTATAACCTTCAGCACTTAAAAGGGCAGGGATATTACCTAAAATGAGGTTAGGCTCATCTCATGCCTCCCtgaatccaacaaaggcatgaataaaaattttctaatcatCTCAAGGGAATGGCACGATGGCCTTCATTGCCCGACGAGAGATGGGATACCAGGTGGGGTTCTTAGGTCTAGGTTTATTACTCTAAAGTCACCCCCCCCCTTTCCCTTTGACATTCTCTACACccatttctctttgtttttttttgcaatggaatttttctttgattcatGCCATTTTTatgataatgtttttttttttcctaatagtCTTGTAAATAAGCACGCCGCCGTTCCAAACCTAAATCTTGTCAACCAGCCCGACCTAGACAAAATACTTAAAGCCGAGGTCTTCGTTCATAGTGACGATCAATTAAGAGCTACCCACCTCATCCTCGGCTACAACTCTCTTTCATCTAGTTTCCAAGCGCCGAAGTGTGTGATCAAGGAGAAAGACCCGCGCTTGCACCAGATAAACATTGCTGCCCCAGGTTTCCTCAACACCGGCCCTACTCTAGGAGGTGTACTTGAAGTAATCCTGCCGTTTCAGTATACAGCCGGAGAAGCCACCTCTTCCCAGCCtaccatcaaagaagaagaggaggaagagatAGTTGAAGTCTCGGATTCTGAAGATGACTTTGAAGTTTTCAACCTACCTTCCTCCTCGGAAAGCCCAGTTGGTGATCTCAGCCTTCTTCCCCAAGCACAAGTAAGCCACTCCCAAGAAGATTTCGCCATCTTGGACGCTATGGTAATCCAGCGCAAGACCAGATAAAGTCTTCGGGACCTGATGGAGTCCCAAGCAAGAGGCCATGAGCCAGAGCAAGCTGCCCAGACCAAATCTCCCACCCCTCCATCCACCCAAGCTCACCGACCTGACCCCGCTGATCTTAAGAGGAAGAGGAatcaaaggggaaaaaaagtggTGGAAGGGGGAAAAAGCCACTCTTCCAAGGAGGCCGAGCCCCAAAAAGGGAGCCAAACAGGCCAGAATAACGCAGACGGTGGTGGTGAAGAGAGGTGACTCTCAGGTCGTTGTTCCAGCTTGGTTTCCTGCCTTGGTGTTGGACAGAGCTGCCCTAACCGCTGATGCCTCCATCAGGGATTTCCAACAAGGGAGGGCTGGATATGTGGTCGACGCCATGGAGCAGGCCTTATTGCTGTCGGGGGACATGGCCAACCTAAGGTCGATGAGAAAACATGAGGTGTTCCTCAGCCTGAAAAGGGACCTCGCTCTAGTAAGTCCACCAACTGCCCCCTCTATCTtattgtatattattttttatactcgTACTTATACTTGATTTCTCTAACCTTcgtatattttataattttttttaaaggctgCCCAAGCTACGCATAGAGCCGAGAAAATAGTCACCAGCTCCCATAAATTAATGAAGGAGGAGGAGGCTAGGCACATTGCTGCCGTGGAGGCTTTCAAGTTAGCGGAGAGAAATATACAAGAGCATACTACTAAGCTAACTGAAGCTAAACGGGAAAAGAAAAGCGTCGAGGCCACTTTAAACAGGACGGAGAAGCAGGCGGAGGCTCAGCGCAAGCAGCTTCGTTAGGCTAAGGAAGAGCTCACCACAGCCAAAAGCCAAATAAAAGTCCTGACAAAGAAACTAGAGGAGGCCGAGAAGGCCAAGGACCAATCTGAGCAGGACGGATATGAAGCGGGAGTGGTAGAGACCAATTAGGCCCTCAAGGCTGAGGTCTCGGAGGTGTGTAGGTACTACtacctccaagtgtggaatgagacCCTCAACCAAGTTGGGGTTGAGGCCTCCTCTACCCTTAGGAGTGCAGAGAGTGTATACTATCCTCTTGCCATTTGTGCTTCTAACTCCCTAGGCTCCAAAGCTAACACTGCCTCCAAGGAGGCAGATTCTAGCAAGGACAGCCCAGCTAAGGTCCTTCCTTCTTCTAACAGCCCTTCTAAGGAGGCAGAGAAGCCTAAGGCTGTTGAAAAGGAAGCTGATACAATCATGGAAGTGGCCTATGATGTCACCCAGACTCTAGCTGCCCCTAAGGACCCCTCCAAGGAGAAAGAGGCCCCCCACAATATGGAGCTTGTCCTGACAACTCTGCCTGTGCTAACCAAGGAGGACCTTAAGGGTAAAGGCCCAGCATCTTCAACAACAGCCCTTACCCAGTTCGTCAAGGCCTCAGTAAAAGACAAAATTGTACTTAAATTAAGTAgttcttagaatttttttttttttttttttggtaattgttgTTTTTGCCTTCCAACTTTGTAATCAAGTTGCCTCTTTTCAAGGCTTGGTTTAATGACAGTTATAAagtttttattatacatgttttGTGCAAGTTCTGACATATCATGTACTTTGTTTTACACTTAACTGATATAAGAATAGGGGATAACAATATCTGAATTAACACATGCCTATATATATTTAGCTTTAATGATCATTTGTGCAAGTGACAACATCATTGCCCTCCTTCGTATAACTAATCACAGAATAAGTGAAGCTTTCCAAGTAtacatttttcaacaaaaagttactttaacTAAGAAATTATATCTTAAGCATAACTAATTTAAAGGACCCTGCATATCACTAGACCTTTTACTAATCTCAGAGAATGGTGGAGTATTCATCCATCCATGGTTCCACATAATTCTCCCCTCAGTAGTAGATTTAAGGAATTGTAGACGACAATTAGCTTATGAACTGACTATGGAcatacttgcaaatgctttaaatGATGCACAAGTGTTTCCCTTCCCTTAAATTACCACAATGAGAATCCTTATTATGCATCATAGCTAGACTGGTTAATAATTTTCCCAAGGACTGTGATTTAGGGAATCTAACATGGTCGAGattctatttaatacttagacaaatgataagaagtattaatttacccaaggtatgtggtttaaggagctaggcatgaccaatgttctgtttaatatttaaacaagtaataagaagtattaatttacccaaggtatgtggtctgaggagccaggcatgaccaagattctgtttaatacttaaacaggtaataagaagtattaatttacccaaggtatgtggtctgaggagccaggtctgaccaaggttctgtttaatacttactcaggtaataagaaattttaatttacccaaggtatgtggtccgaggagccagacatgaccaaggttctgtttaatacttaaactggtaataagaagtattaatttacccaatgtatctggtccgaggaaccaggcatgaccaaggttctgtttaatacttaaacgAGTAATAAATGCAACAAATAATGTTATAAGTAAAACATGGCAGaaatgcctttcattaatagtaataccttcacAGGTTATTTATATTCCAAGGGCgtggtacaactttttcatctaattcTTCCAGGAAATATGCTCCTATATTAGCCACCAAGGTGATACAGTATGACCCTTCCCATTTGGGTCCTAACTTCCCCCTTGCTGTGTTCTTTGTAGTACCCAAAACCTTTCGCAATACCAAGTCTCCAGGAGCTAGTGGTCTTAACTTCACATTTGAGTCATATCCCTgcttgagcttctgctgataatacgCCAATTGAACCATGACATTTTCCCTTCACTCTTCAATCAAAACCAAGCTCCTCTCCAATAACCCGTCATTACTATTTGGGGTAAACAAGCTCATCCTCAGTGTGGGGAATCTAGTCTCTAGAGGAATCACAGCATCGACCCCATAAGTCAACGAAAAGGGGGTTTCCCCTGTGGACCTACGAAGGGTAGTCTGATATGTCCAAAGAACATGTGACaactcttccacccatttgccCTTGGCATCGTTCAACCTCTTTTTAAGCCCATTTACTATAACTTTGTTCACAACCTCGGCATGTCCATTTCCCTGGGGATAAGCCGAAGTTGAATATCTGTTCTTAATACCAATTTCACAACAATACCTcctaaaggccttactatcaaactgaagcccattgtccgagatgagggtgtgaggaatTCCAAACcgagtgacaatattttttgaCACAAATCTCTTAGCATCCACATCTCTAATGTtcgctaagggctcagcttcaacccatttggtgaagtaatcaatgcCAACCAAAAGCCATTTCTTGTTTCCTGCTACTTTAGGGAAAGGTCCCACAATATCCAAGTCCCATTGAGCAAATGGCCAGGGACTAGAGAGAGGATTAAGAATACCCCCAGGTTAATGAATGTTTGGGGCAAActtctggcattgatcacatttcttcACATATTCCTGTACTCCCTTTTGCATACCTGACCACTAATATCCCTGAGTGAGGGCCCTGTGAGACAGTGATCTACCTCCTGTATGACTTCCATAAATCCCCTCATGTAATTCCTCTAGGAGGGGCTCTATCGCCTCAAGATGGACACACAACAGATATGACCCAGAAAAAGAGCTTCTGTACAATTTTTGTCCTCGGACAACAAAAAAGAGGagattttctttgcattttaTCAGCCTCTCCTTTCTCCTTGGGCAAGATGTCATCTTTAAGGAACATAACAATgagatccatccaactaggtctcACTCTAATCTAATGAATCTGCACCCTCTCTTTCTCTACCTCAGCAGGTTTGCACAAATCCTCAACCAGGATAACCTGAGGTAAACTCTAGGTTGAGGAGGTTGCGAGCATGACAAGAGAGTCAGCATGAGTATTTTTGCTTCTAGGGATTTGTTGTAAGGCGAAAGACTTGAACCCTAATTGTAAATGTTTGACCTAACTTAAATACTCTTGCATTCTCGAATCCCTAGCTTCCAATTCTCCCCTTACCTGTCCAACAACCAACTTGAAATCTGAAAATACTTATACCACCCTTCctcccattttctgaaccatagtCATCCCTACCGATAaagcttcatattctgcctcATTGTTCGTAGCCGAGAAACCCaacctcaaggatttctcaataataATCCCTTCAGGAGATACCATGACTAGTCCCACCCTATAtcctctttgattagcagcATCATTAATATATACCCTCCAAGACAAAGGTTCTTGTAAGGAGACCattccaactgattttccatccatgttctacttttctcctttttcttctaAGGGAGGTTCAGCAAATTCGGCCACCAGATCCGCAAGGACTTGGCCCTGAATAGAGGTGTGAGGCATATGCTTGATATCGAAAGCCCTTAAAATTGTACCCCATTTGGCAACCCTTCTTGTATAATCAGCTCTCCGAAGTAGGTATTGAAGAGGAAGTTTAGTCAACACTACCACTATGTGGGCTTGGAAGTAATAAAGGAGCTTgcgcgtagcatgcaccactgccaATATGGCATTTTCTAATGGTAGGTGCCGAACCTCTGCTTCATGTAAggacttgctcacataatagACTGGCTTCTACACCCCGCCATCAACCTGTATCAGTACCAAGCTAACTGCATGGGGAGCCATAACAATGTAAGCAAACAGAACCTCGTCCTCCTCAGGCTtggacatgatgggtggccgagaaaggtatTCCTTCAACTGTTGAAAGGCCAAGACACAcacctcggtccattcaaatcttttccacttattcaacaactggaagaaaggtctgcacctATCTGCTGACCGAAAGGTAAATCGGTTCAAGGCGACAGTCATTCCTGTTAGTTTCTGGACTTCTTTTGGGTTTCGAGGAGGCTGCAGACTGTTAATTGCTTTAATCTGGTTaggattgacttcaattccGCGATGAGTGACCaggtatcccaaaaactttcctaaaccaaccccaaaagagcacttagaAGCGTTATGGCGGAGCTTGTGTTTCCTCAATATTCCAAAGATATTTCCTAGGTCACCAACGTGCTCAGATTCTaacttactcttcaccaccatatcatttatataaatctcaatattttttcctagttATGGCTCAAACATCTTAGTCATCATTCTCTGATAAGTGGATCCtgcattctttaaaccaaagggcatcacatTGTAATGGTAATTTCCAGTAAGAGTAACAAAAgttgtcttctcttgatcatccaAAGCTAAAGGTATCTAATGGTACCCTTGGAAGACATCTAAGAAATTCATCCAAGAATGGCCTACAATgccatccaccaactgatctatctGGGGCATAGGAAAGGGGTCCTTGGGGCAagttttgttcaaatctgtgaaatctacacatactcgccatttcccatttttctttttcaccaccaccgtgtTGGCCAACCACACTGGGTAGAATACCTTTTTAATAGCCCTAGCTTGCTTGAGCTTgatcacctcctccttgacaaCCTCAGAATGCTATTTAGATaagcgccgaggtggttgcttttTGGGGATGATGGCTGGATTGGAATTTAAATGATGGGAAATGAAATTTGGATCCACCCCAAGAGCTTCGTAAGCACTCCATGCAAACATATCAATATTCTTCCTAAGAAACATTATCAGCTCCTCCTTCTCACGAGGAGGCAGCCGAGCTCCGACCTGGAAAAACTTTTCTATATCATcattataacaattttttctaaCTTCTCGCACTTTACCCTTTCCGTTGCCACATCCCTAGATAACACCGACACTTTTGATTGCTATAAGCCCTCTCTAGCAGAGGCCGAGGACTCTGTCCTAGTCTGATGCCTAATTGCAACCACCAAGCACTGCCTAGCCATAGATTGGCTTCTAACCACTTCCTCTACCCTGTCCCCTGATGGGTACTTCACCTTGAGATGCAGAGTGGAAGAAACGgcccccatggcatgaagccaaggtctcgccacaatGACGGTATAGGTGGAGTAAGCATCCACAACAATGAAGTCCACCTCGACCACCTCTGAACCTGCTTGGACTGGTAGTCTAATTTGACCCATTGGGACaataaatttttcatcaaaacctACCAAAGGTGAATTATAACATGCCAAATCCTCCAGtttcaactttagccccttGTACAAATCAGAGTACATGATTTCTACTTCACTGCCTTGATCCACCAACACCTTCTCTACATCATAGCCCATATTCTAAGAGTGAACACCAGGCCATCATCGTGTGGTTGCACGGTTTcaaccttatcttcatcagaAAAACTCAATGCTAATCGAACCTCCATCCTACTCCTCTTTGGCTCAGGGGATGAGTCCTCTGTGAGTGGCTGAGCTATGGACAGTACCTTAGAGGGGTGGGAACCAGTTCTTCCCAGAGTGACAAGAATAACGCTAGTTGTGCCCAGAGGTGGCTTTGAGGAAGCATCTCTCTGAGATCCTGACCCTGCCTTGTCTCCTTGCCCATTGGGGTGATATAAAAATTGCATTAACCTGCCACCTCGGACTAGCTGTTCCAGGTGATTCCATAAAGTTTTGCAGTCCTTCGTAGTATGCCCTCGCTCCTGGTGGTATTAGCAATGAAGGCTTTGGTTACGCCTCATGAGATCCCCTCCCATCTTATTTAGCCACTGAAAATATggttcattcttaattttttttatttaggatttgatGCACTGGCTCTTGGAATACAGTGTTAACCACTTGACCAGCAGCAATTCCAGATTGCCCAGTGAAATCCCGCTGAGgacaattattattatacttGTCCGACCTGAAGTCCCTTATATCTTGAAGGACCACCTTAGCCTTACCTTTACCCAGCTGTTGGTCCTCCTCAACCCGTTTATACTTGTCAATGAGGTCCATGAATTAACACACATTTTTTACAGGTTTTCCAGTTAAAGACTTCCTCAAACCGTGCTTGgcaggtaggccgaccttgaatgTCCTTATAGCCACGTCGTCAAAAATTCCATctatttcgttgaacatttcttAGTATTGGTCAGAGTACATcgtcagggtttccccctctcgCATAATCATAGACAACAGGGAGTCCAGAGGTCAAGGAACTCTGCTGCAAGTGACAAAACAAGAACCAAAGGCTCTTGTAAGCTCTTTAAAGGAGGCAATGAAGCCTTCCTCCAgaccattgaaccatctcatcgcAACGGGCCCCAAATTGGATGGGAACACTTTGTACATCAAGGTTTCATTTTTGGAGTGAACaaccatcctttggttgaagtggctcacatgctccacagggtCTGTCCTGCCATTGTAGATAGTGAACGTTGGTTGAGTAAACCGTCGAGGAAGCTTCCCCCTTTCGATCCTTTGAGTAAGAGGTGACTTAGAAATCTGATTCAGGGCtctgctcatagcatcgttgcttAGGTCCCTATGAgacaaaattttctctctccgcCTATAATGGCGCTCCTCGACACATGAAAAAGACTCACTGGGGGGAGTCCTTGACCTAGTCCGGTAGCTATTGTCATTATCACCGCCAGAAGAATGGTCAGAACTAGAGGGAGTCCTCCTACGTCGCTTGTGACGTAACCTCCTACGCAACGGGTCAATCT from Castanea sativa cultivar Marrone di Chiusa Pesio chromosome 6, ASM4071231v1 includes:
- the LOC142640034 gene encoding uncharacterized protein LOC142640034 is translated as MDLIDKYKRVEEDQQLGKGKAKVVLQDIRDFRSDKYNNNCPQRDFTGQSGIAAGQVVNTLVRGGRLMQFLYHPNGQGDKAGSGSQRDASSKPPLGTTSVILVTLGRTGSHPSKVLSIAQPLTEDSSPEPKRSRMEVRLALSFSDEDKVETVQPHDDGLVFTLRIWAMM